Proteins from one Oenanthe melanoleuca isolate GR-GAL-2019-014 chromosome 1, OMel1.0, whole genome shotgun sequence genomic window:
- the CEP97 gene encoding centrosomal protein of 97 kDa, which translates to MAAAGAAASAGDEAAGAGLVVNCSGQGLQKLGPTLPCDADTQTLILDKNQLIKLEHLEKCRNLMQLSVANNRLVRMMGVAKLTKLRVLNLPHNSIGYVEGLKDLVHLEWLNLAGNNLKVIEQINSCLSLQHLDLSDNNIAQLGDLSKLTSLKTLLLHGNIITSLRTAPVCLPQSLTVLSLAENEIRDLNEVCFLAPFRQLEQLSIMNNPCVMATPSVPGFDYRPYIVSWCLNLKVLDGYVISQKESLKAEWLYSQGKGRSYRPGQHVQLVQYLATVCPLISACGLQTEEDAKLEKILSKQRLHQRQLMHENQSEEPPTSTPSKTVPLAHEHSGLAQPSQMVLEKEPVIQRNSWVGPSANNDHSCAVKNTFLHERSFPKELHLEDVQTDEDKLNSSLLSSESTFMPVASGLSPVSPASDLKPHGITLGLENDNKVVIECVRDVNSRITTNKQEALSITGEHPNRAAGGVETGENIKEVLQVPAPDAVTVGLAAKTGSSLGASEGQVLHSHPSTSLGAETGVKTLCPDQMPEERSGSLAVQGAGPADQGAAELQRMTEAATKLQASWRGFYTRNHHPQAKEVRNEIRLNRMQEHIIYLTAEVEKLRKEREEDKMQRLVQEEAVKFLWNQVKSLQQWQLSVMQNLGGAGIHSASILCSSKTPVQSSTLEQETPPAVSSALLVPASEDDLQDKSLLQFPDSGFHSAAADQTHASDLCSSEKSLAEGTESSLSMETIKQCGSFVLACCSEVEDGPGECGQSKENSSNEQDNGLIQQYLKSVQQLEEAEDTDCNEEMESSCLQIAVSAESQDSSSDTVSLELPQDTSSPVRGEICQTSPESYKLNSEIVERKQTDHDSSFQMLHVGIAV; encoded by the exons ATGGCGGCAGCCGGCGCTGCGGCCAGCGCGGGGGATGAGGCGGCCGGAGCGG GCTTGGTAGTCAACTGCTCAGGTCAAGGATTGCAAAAACTGGGTCCAACCTTGCCCTGTGATGCTGATACTCAGACTCTGATTCTGGACAAAAATCAGTTAATTAAATTGGAACACTTGGAGAAATGCAGGAATCTGATGCAG CTCTCTGTAGCCAACAACCGTTTGGTGCGAATGATGGGTGTAGCAAAACTGACCAAGCTCCGAGTGCTCAACTTGCCTCATAATAGTATTGGGTATGTGGAAGGACTGAAGGATTTGGTGCACCTGGAATGGCTGAATTTGGCAGGAAATAACCTTAAG GTCATTGAACAAATAAATTCCTGTCTGTCTCTTCAGCATCTTGATCTGTCAGACAATAACATAGCTCAATTAGGCGATCTCTCCAAGCTTACCTCACTGAAG ACTCTGTTACTACATGGAAATATTATAACTTCACTTCGCACTGCCCCTGTTTGCCTACCTCAGAGTTTGACTGTTTTATCTTTggcagaaaatgaaatcagaGACTTAAATGAG GTTTGTTTCCTGGCCCCTTTTCGCCAGTTGGAACAGCTGTCCATTATGAACAATCCTTGTGTGATGGCCACACCTTCTGTCCCTGGCTTTGACTACAGGCCTTATATTGTCAGCTGGTGTCTGAACCTTAAAGTTCTTGATGGATATGTGATTTCTCAGAAGGAAAG TTTGAAAGCAGAATGGCTCTACAGTCAAGGGAAAGGAAGGTCCTATCGACCTGGGCAGCATGTTCAGCTGGTTCAATACTTGGCTACTGTTTGTCCTCTCATATCTGCTTGTGGACTCCAGACTGAAGAGGATgccaaactggaaaaaatactgAGTAAGCAAAG GCTCCACCAGAGGCAGTTGATGCATGAAAACCAAAGTGAGGAACCACCTACATCTACTCCCAGCAAAACAGTGCCCCTTGCTCATGAGCACAGTGGCCTGGCCCAGCCATCACAGATGGTTCTTGAAAAGG AACCTGTCATCCAGAGGAATTCTTGGGTTGGACCAAGTGCAAACAATGATCATTCCTGTGCAGTAAAGAACACTTTTCTTCATGAAAGAAGCTTTCCCAAGGAGCTACACCTTGAAGATGTACAGACAGATGAAGACAAACTAAACAGCAGCCTTTTATCCTCAGAGTCTACTTTCATGCCAGTTGCTTCAGGATTGTCTCCAGTGTCTCCTGCTTCAGACCTGAAGCCACATGGAATCACTTTGGGCCTAGAAAATGATAACAAAGTAGTGATTGAATGTGTGAGAGATGTTAATAGTAGGATAACAACTAACAAGCAAGAAGCTTTGTCTATTACAGGAGAGCACCCTAatagagcagcaggaggtgtgGAAACAGGAGAGAATATCAAAGAGGTCCTACAGGTGCCTGCACCTGATGCAGTAACAGTTGGCCTGGCTGCAAAGACTGGCAGCTCTTTAGGGGCCTCTGAAGGCCAAGTTTTGCACAGTCATCCCAGCACCTCGTTAGGGGCTGAAACAGGAGTAAAAACTCTTTGTCCTGACCAGATGCCAGAAGAAAGGTCTGGTTCACTGGCTGTGCAAGGTGCAGGACCTGCTGATCAAGGTGCAGCTGAACTGCAGAGGATGACTGAAGCAGCTACCAAGCTTCAAGCTTCCTGGAGAGGATTTTACACGAGGAACCATCATCCTCAAGCCAAGGAAGTGAGGAATGAAATTCGACTGAACAGAATGCAGGAGCACATCATTTACTTAACAGCTGAAGTAGAAAA actaagaaaagaaagagaggaagataAAATGCAGAGGCTTGTACAGGAGGAAGCTGTCAAATTTCTTTGGAACCAG GTTAAATCCCTTCAACAATGGCAGCTTTCAGTGATGCAGAATTTAGGTGGTGCTGGGATCCATTCAGCCAGTATTTTATGTTCATCCAAAACACCTGTTCAGTCATCCACACTGGAGCAAGAAACCCCACCAGCTGTTAGTTCTGCTTTGTTAGTTCCAGCTAGTGAGGATGATCTTCAGGACAAGTCTTTGTTGCAGTTCCCAGATTCTGGCTTTcattctgctgcagctgatcAGACTCATGCCAGTGACCTGTGTAGCTCTGAAAAGAGCTTAGCTGAAGGAACTGAGAGCTCCCTTTCAATGGAAACCATCAAACAATGTGGCAGTTTTGTTTTAGCATGTTGTTCTGAAGTAGAGGATGGCCCTGGGGAGTGTGGGCAAAGTAAAGAGAACTCTAGTAATGAGCAGGACAACGGACTGATACAACAGTATTTAAAATCTgttcagcagctggaagaggCTGAAGACACAGATTGCAATGAGGAAATGGAGAGCAGCTGTCTACAaattgctgtgtctgcagaaaGCCAAGATTCTTCCTCTGACACTGTCTCTTTAGAGCTCCCTCAAGACACATCTTCCCCTGTCCGAGGTGAAATCTGCCAGACATCGCCAGAAAGCTACAAACTGAATTCAGAAATAGTAGAAAGGAAGCAAACAGACCATGATTCTTCATTTCAGATGCTGCATGTTGGGATAGCTGTATAA